Proteins from a single region of Apium graveolens cultivar Ventura chromosome 7, ASM990537v1, whole genome shotgun sequence:
- the LOC141672989 gene encoding uncharacterized protein LOC141672989 isoform X2, with the protein MVMDMEIKLRPQNQECSSSLKLNTVMFTHAVGNMVAVTIVSILTCVLALYLWHVCTRRKQNREEVMIENQIDDDGREDLPLFYLKTIANATDNFSNNFKLGEGCFGPVYKNLDSCCADPSAEERSGFEGPWTTNPLIFDNSYFTELLTGEKEGLLQFPTDKSLLEDPVFCPLVDKYADIRYFSDFVFGIT; encoded by the exons ATGGTTATGGACATGGAAATTAAGCTTAGACCCCAAAACCAGGAGTGCAGCAGTAGCCTCAA GCTAAATACTGTGATGTTTACGCACGCTGTGGGGAATATGGTAGCTGTAACAATCGTATCAATTTTAACATGTGTACTCGCCTTATACCTGTGGCATGTATGTACGCGCAGGAAGCAAAATAGAGAAG AAGTAATGATAGAAAACCAGATAGATGATGATGGGAGGGAAGATCTACCATTATTTTACTTAAAAACTATTGCTAATGCCACTGACAACTTCTCTAACAACTTCAAACTTGGTGAAGGTTGCTTTGGACCTGTCTACAAG AATCTGGATTCTTGTTGTGCAGACCCTTCTGCTGAG GAGCGTTCTGGGTTTGAAGGACCCTGGACAACCAATCCTCTCATCTTTGATAACTCTTACTTCAC GGAGCTCTTGACTGGCGAGAAGGAAGGCCTTCTTCAATTTCCTACTGACAAATCTCTTCTCGAAGACCCTGTCTTCTGTCCCCTTGTTGACAAATATGCTGATATTCGTTACTTCTCTGATTTTGTCTTTGGTATAACTTGA
- the LOC141672989 gene encoding cytochrome c peroxidase, mitochondrial-like isoform X3, which translates to MFTHAVGNMVAVTIVSILTCVLALYLWHVCTRRKQNREEVMIENQIDDDGREDLPLFYLKTIANATDNFSNNFKLGEGCFGPVYKNLDSCCADPSAEGRARKERSGFEGPWTTNPLIFDNSYFTELLTGEKEGLLQFPTDKSLLEDPVFCPLVDKYADIRYFSDFVFGIT; encoded by the exons ATGTTTACGCACGCTGTGGGGAATATGGTAGCTGTAACAATCGTATCAATTTTAACATGTGTACTCGCCTTATACCTGTGGCATGTATGTACGCGCAGGAAGCAAAATAGAGAAG AAGTAATGATAGAAAACCAGATAGATGATGATGGGAGGGAAGATCTACCATTATTTTACTTAAAAACTATTGCTAATGCCACTGACAACTTCTCTAACAACTTCAAACTTGGTGAAGGTTGCTTTGGACCTGTCTACAAG AATCTGGATTCTTGTTGTGCAGACCCTTCTGCTGAG GGACGTGCTCGCAAGGAGCGTTCTGGGTTTGAAGGACCCTGGACAACCAATCCTCTCATCTTTGATAACTCTTACTTCAC GGAGCTCTTGACTGGCGAGAAGGAAGGCCTTCTTCAATTTCCTACTGACAAATCTCTTCTCGAAGACCCTGTCTTCTGTCCCCTTGTTGACAAATATGCTGATATTCGTTACTTCTCTGATTTTGTCTTTGGTATAACTTGA
- the LOC141672989 gene encoding uncharacterized protein LOC141672989 isoform X1: protein MVMDMEIKLRPQNQECSSSLKLNTVMFTHAVGNMVAVTIVSILTCVLALYLWHVCTRRKQNREEVMIENQIDDDGREDLPLFYLKTIANATDNFSNNFKLGEGCFGPVYKNLDSCCADPSAEGRARKERSGFEGPWTTNPLIFDNSYFTELLTGEKEGLLQFPTDKSLLEDPVFCPLVDKYADIRYFSDFVFGIT from the exons ATGGTTATGGACATGGAAATTAAGCTTAGACCCCAAAACCAGGAGTGCAGCAGTAGCCTCAA GCTAAATACTGTGATGTTTACGCACGCTGTGGGGAATATGGTAGCTGTAACAATCGTATCAATTTTAACATGTGTACTCGCCTTATACCTGTGGCATGTATGTACGCGCAGGAAGCAAAATAGAGAAG AAGTAATGATAGAAAACCAGATAGATGATGATGGGAGGGAAGATCTACCATTATTTTACTTAAAAACTATTGCTAATGCCACTGACAACTTCTCTAACAACTTCAAACTTGGTGAAGGTTGCTTTGGACCTGTCTACAAG AATCTGGATTCTTGTTGTGCAGACCCTTCTGCTGAG GGACGTGCTCGCAAGGAGCGTTCTGGGTTTGAAGGACCCTGGACAACCAATCCTCTCATCTTTGATAACTCTTACTTCAC GGAGCTCTTGACTGGCGAGAAGGAAGGCCTTCTTCAATTTCCTACTGACAAATCTCTTCTCGAAGACCCTGTCTTCTGTCCCCTTGTTGACAAATATGCTGATATTCGTTACTTCTCTGATTTTGTCTTTGGTATAACTTGA